The Marinilongibacter aquaticus genome has a window encoding:
- a CDS encoding Na(+)-translocating NADH-quinone reductase subunit A codes for MSRTVLLKKGYDIKLIGEAAKEIQEVPYTEVFAVKPTDYLNLVPKLTVKVGDEVLVGDCLFHDKKNEEIRFPSPVSGEVVEIVRGAKRKVLEVRILADKDQREAQTVLPENLNREEVIATMLKGNMWSLIRQRPFNTVAKPEDKPKAVFISTFDSAPLAPNLSFVIQQDSEAFQKGLEIVNILADGALHIGLAADSNLNFSVGESTVYKGPHPAGNVGVQIHHTKALKPREKVWYIDVQDVILLGRFFQTGTYVPTRLVALTGSEAVNPSYLKMRIGQSLESVWGDQDGVRLIQGNVLTGSRSQKEDFLSFYTAQLSMIPEGHESEFLGWLLPSSKKLSVSRTFFSWLMPNKKYALNTNLHGEERAFVMSGQYEKVLPMNIMPVQLLKAILAKDVEKMEALGVHELAEEDLALCEFVCTSKIEVQRILREGLEILQEEG; via the coding sequence ATGTCGAGAACAGTGCTCCTGAAAAAAGGCTACGACATTAAGCTAATTGGCGAAGCCGCAAAGGAAATTCAGGAAGTCCCATATACTGAGGTATTTGCCGTTAAACCAACAGATTATTTGAACCTTGTGCCCAAGCTCACCGTAAAAGTGGGCGATGAGGTGCTTGTGGGTGATTGCCTTTTCCACGATAAAAAGAATGAAGAAATACGATTCCCGTCTCCTGTAAGTGGCGAAGTGGTCGAGATTGTGCGGGGAGCAAAACGGAAAGTCCTCGAGGTGCGGATACTCGCGGACAAGGATCAGCGTGAAGCCCAAACTGTACTGCCCGAGAATCTGAATCGAGAGGAGGTGATTGCCACCATGCTGAAGGGCAATATGTGGTCGCTTATTCGGCAAAGACCCTTCAATACCGTTGCGAAACCTGAAGATAAGCCGAAGGCCGTTTTTATTTCGACCTTCGATTCGGCTCCTTTGGCTCCCAATTTGTCGTTTGTGATACAGCAAGATTCGGAAGCTTTTCAGAAGGGTTTGGAAATTGTCAATATTCTTGCCGATGGGGCCTTGCATATCGGGCTTGCGGCAGATTCAAATTTGAATTTTAGTGTGGGGGAAAGCACCGTGTACAAAGGGCCTCATCCCGCAGGAAATGTCGGCGTGCAGATTCATCATACAAAAGCCCTGAAACCACGCGAAAAGGTTTGGTATATCGATGTGCAAGATGTGATCTTGCTGGGCCGTTTTTTTCAAACCGGCACATACGTACCTACGCGTCTCGTGGCCCTTACGGGTTCAGAGGCCGTCAATCCGAGCTACTTGAAAATGCGTATCGGGCAATCGCTCGAATCTGTTTGGGGCGATCAAGACGGCGTGCGACTGATTCAAGGCAATGTGCTTACAGGTTCGCGATCCCAAAAGGAAGATTTTCTTTCGTTTTACACCGCTCAATTGAGCATGATTCCGGAAGGGCACGAATCTGAATTTTTGGGTTGGTTACTGCCTTCAAGTAAAAAATTGAGTGTCTCGCGTACTTTTTTCTCTTGGCTGATGCCCAACAAAAAATATGCACTGAATACCAATTTGCATGGGGAAGAAAGGGCTTTCGTGATGTCTGGGCAGTACGAGAAGGTGTTGCCCATGAATATCATGCCCGTACAATTGTTGAAAGCCATTCTTGCCAAAGATGTCGAAAAAATGGAAGCCTTGGGTGTGCATGAATTGGCCGAAGAAGATCTGGCTCTCTGCGAATTTGTCTGTACTTCGAAAATAGAGGTGCAAAGAATTTTGAGGGAAGGGCTTGAAATATTACAAGAAGAAGGATAA
- a CDS encoding NADH:ubiquinone reductase (Na(+)-transporting) subunit B — protein sequence MKFLQKTINNLKPNFEKGGKFEKWHPAFEAFETLLFVPGETTKNGVHIRDAMDLKRTMITVIIALVPCLLFGMWNVGFQHYKAFGMTSTLLENFTFGAIKVLPIVVVSYAAGLGVEFIFSVIKGHPISEGYLVTGLLIPLTLPVTVPLWMVALGAVFCTLLGKEIFGGTGFNFMNPALLARAFLFFAYPAYMSGEVWVDMSPEQGHAVVDAFSGATNLVAFDSNFHHIQAVSDLFWGFEQGSIGETSVFACLLGAFLLIVSGVGSWRIIVSVFAGAYLMGLLMNVLAPADNLNHAMHMPALNHLLIGGFAFGAIFMATDPVTAAHTQKGKIIYGLLIGSFTVLLRVFNPAYPEGMMLSILLFNVFAPLIDHVVVEQHIKSRMKHA from the coding sequence GTGAAATTCCTGCAAAAAACTATCAACAACCTAAAGCCTAATTTTGAAAAGGGCGGCAAGTTTGAAAAATGGCATCCTGCCTTTGAGGCGTTCGAAACCCTGCTTTTTGTGCCCGGAGAAACGACAAAAAACGGCGTGCACATTCGGGATGCGATGGACCTGAAACGTACAATGATCACGGTGATTATTGCCTTGGTGCCTTGTTTGCTTTTCGGGATGTGGAACGTGGGCTTCCAACACTATAAGGCTTTCGGGATGACGTCGACGCTCTTGGAGAATTTTACGTTCGGAGCCATCAAAGTGTTGCCTATTGTAGTGGTTTCCTATGCTGCAGGCTTGGGTGTAGAGTTTATTTTCTCGGTGATCAAAGGACACCCCATTAGCGAAGGTTATTTGGTTACGGGTTTGTTGATTCCTTTGACACTTCCGGTTACGGTGCCTTTGTGGATGGTGGCTCTTGGTGCGGTATTTTGTACACTATTGGGCAAGGAAATTTTTGGAGGTACGGGTTTTAACTTCATGAATCCGGCTTTGCTGGCTCGGGCTTTTTTGTTTTTTGCGTATCCCGCGTACATGTCTGGAGAGGTTTGGGTGGATATGAGTCCAGAGCAAGGGCATGCTGTGGTCGATGCTTTTTCTGGGGCAACGAATTTGGTGGCTTTCGATAGCAACTTTCATCATATACAGGCTGTTTCCGATTTGTTTTGGGGCTTTGAGCAGGGCTCCATCGGAGAAACTTCGGTCTTTGCTTGTTTGTTGGGAGCATTTTTGTTGATTGTCTCTGGAGTAGGAAGTTGGCGAATAATCGTCTCGGTTTTTGCAGGGGCTTATCTCATGGGCCTTTTGATGAACGTATTGGCTCCGGCAGACAATTTGAATCATGCAATGCATATGCCGGCATTGAATCACCTACTCATCGGTGGTTTTGCTTTTGGGGCTATTTTTATGGCCACAGATCCTGTTACGGCAGCCCATACCCAAAAAGGGAAAATCATCTACGGTTTGCTCATCGGCTCTTTTACTGTGCTTTTGCGGGTGTTTAACCCGGCTTATCCCGAGGGCATGATGCTCAGTATTTTATTGTTCAATGTGTTTGCCCCGCTGATAGATCATGTGGTGGTAGAGCAACACATAAAATCCAGAATGAAACATGCATAA
- the nqrC gene encoding NADH:ubiquinone reductase (Na(+)-transporting) subunit C, which yields MHNNRYTFLYAIAISVVTAVILALTSEGLRPRQEANVALDNKKNILKSVLFDSESRQEVESKYNSDVKELVLNSKGEVLEGIKPSTLNLKREVNKPVDERKMPLYEYTGENGQKAYVIPVYGVGLWGPIWGFISLQDDFNTVKGAFFDHKGETPGLGAEIAEAPFQRQFQGKKILDENGGFISINVLKTTMKSDVPQASRVDAISGGTITSTGVDNMIKNCMEPYLLYFEKLKTN from the coding sequence ATGCATAACAACAGATATACTTTCCTGTATGCAATTGCCATTTCGGTGGTGACGGCTGTGATTTTGGCCCTTACTTCCGAAGGTTTACGCCCGCGACAAGAAGCCAATGTGGCCTTGGACAACAAAAAGAACATTTTGAAATCGGTCTTGTTCGATTCCGAATCGCGACAAGAGGTCGAGTCGAAATACAATAGCGACGTAAAAGAATTGGTACTGAACAGTAAAGGCGAAGTGTTGGAGGGCATAAAGCCCAGTACATTGAATTTGAAACGGGAAGTAAACAAGCCTGTCGACGAAAGGAAAATGCCGCTGTATGAATACACGGGCGAAAATGGCCAAAAAGCCTATGTGATACCCGTGTATGGTGTGGGGCTTTGGGGGCCAATTTGGGGGTTCATTTCACTTCAAGATGATTTCAATACGGTGAAAGGAGCATTTTTTGATCACAAAGGCGAAACGCCTGGGTTAGGTGCAGAAATCGCGGAAGCACCTTTTCAACGGCAATTTCAAGGGAAGAAAATTTTAGACGAAAATGGGGGTTTCATTTCCATAAACGTTTTGAAAACCACGATGAAGTCGGATGTACCTCAAGCGAGTAGAGTAGATGCCATCTCTGGCGGAACGATTACCTCAACAGGGGTGGACAATATGATAAAGAACTGTATGGAACCGTACCTTCTATACTTCGAAAAATTAAAAACGAATTGA
- a CDS encoding NADH:ubiquinone reductase (Na(+)-transporting) subunit D has product MAEAAVKEKKEPLFSKKNLKVVRDPLDDNNPVTVQVLGICSALAVTVQMKPALIMAIGVTFVTAFSNLIVSLLRKTIPTRVRIIVQLIVVATLVTIVDQVLKAYMFDVSKKLSVFVGLIITNCIVMGRLEAFALGQKPWPAFLDGVGNGLGYGIILVAVAFFRELLGAGSVLGLRILPQWVYDHGYVNNGLMVLPPAALFLIGIYIWWQRSRNEKLINVS; this is encoded by the coding sequence ATGGCAGAAGCAGCAGTAAAAGAGAAAAAGGAGCCTCTATTCTCCAAAAAGAACCTCAAGGTAGTTCGGGATCCTTTGGACGACAACAATCCGGTGACCGTGCAGGTTTTGGGTATTTGCTCAGCTTTGGCGGTGACTGTACAGATGAAACCCGCTCTGATTATGGCTATCGGGGTGACTTTCGTTACCGCATTTTCGAATTTGATCGTGAGCCTTTTGCGAAAGACCATCCCGACACGGGTGCGGATAATCGTGCAACTTATCGTGGTGGCAACTTTGGTGACCATTGTCGACCAAGTTTTGAAGGCCTATATGTTTGATGTGAGCAAGAAACTTTCGGTTTTTGTGGGGCTCATCATAACCAATTGCATTGTCATGGGCCGTTTGGAAGCCTTTGCCCTTGGCCAGAAACCTTGGCCGGCTTTTCTAGATGGCGTGGGAAATGGACTCGGATACGGCATCATTTTGGTTGCTGTTGCCTTTTTTCGCGAATTGCTGGGAGCTGGCAGTGTGCTGGGGCTCAGGATTTTACCGCAATGGGTGTATGACCACGGTTATGTGAACAACGGTTTAATGGTTTTACCACCAGCAGCACTTTTCCTTATCGGGATTTACATTTGGTGGCAGCGTAGCCGTAATGAAAAACTGATCAATGTGTCGTAA
- the nqrE gene encoding NADH:ubiquinone reductase (Na(+)-transporting) subunit E yields MEHLLSLFVRSIFVDNAIFAFFLGMCSFLAVSKKIKTAFGLGLAVIFVMVLTTPLNYAILNYLLKDGALAWISPSLADVDLTFLAFILFISTIAGAVQLVEMIVEKFAPALYSALGIFLPLITVNCSILGASLFMQEREYNFSETFVFSIGTGIGFFLAIVLLAAIRERLQYSKVPPALQGLGIAMIVTGLMAIAFLSFSGIKL; encoded by the coding sequence ATGGAACATTTATTAAGTCTTTTTGTCCGTTCGATATTCGTCGACAATGCCATCTTCGCCTTCTTTTTGGGCATGTGTTCTTTTTTGGCGGTGTCCAAAAAAATCAAAACCGCTTTTGGTCTGGGTTTGGCTGTGATCTTCGTCATGGTTTTGACCACTCCGTTGAATTACGCTATCCTGAATTATTTGCTTAAAGATGGAGCCTTGGCATGGATAAGCCCTTCTTTGGCAGATGTTGATCTGACATTCCTGGCCTTTATCTTGTTTATATCCACCATCGCAGGGGCCGTACAGTTGGTGGAAATGATAGTGGAAAAATTTGCTCCGGCACTCTACAGTGCTTTGGGTATTTTCTTGCCTTTGATCACTGTAAATTGCTCCATTTTGGGAGCCTCGCTTTTTATGCAAGAACGCGAATACAATTTTTCCGAAACTTTTGTTTTTTCCATAGGCACGGGCATCGGTTTCTTTTTGGCCATTGTCTTGTTGGCGGCCATTCGCGAACGCCTACAATATTCGAAAGTGCCGCCTGCACTTCAAGGCTTAGGTATCGCTATGATTGTAACGGGTTTGATGGCCATAGCTTTTCTCAGTTTTTCAGGTATTAAATTGTAA
- the nqrF gene encoding NADH:ubiquinone reductase (Na(+)-transporting) subunit F yields MLPILISSIVVFILVVLLFVFLILTAKAKLLPQNDVSIVINGDKDNPLTVKPGDSLLNVLGNNKLFLASACGGGGTCAMCKCHVYSGGGGVLPTETNHLNRRQVNENMRLACQVKVKEDMDIRIPDEVFGVKKWECEVVSNYNVASFIKEFEVKLPPGENLDFEAGGYIQLDVPKITVDYKSIDITAHPDYHESPDKFQSEWDKFGLWNLKMVNDEEVFRAYSMANHPAEGNRIMLTIRVATPPWDRSKNGWMDVNPGICSSYVFSRKPGDKVTISGPYGEFFIKDTEAEMLYIGGGAGMAPMRSHLYHLFHTLKTKRKVTFFYGGRTRRELFYVNEFKEIEKQFPNFKFFVALDNPLPEDNWTLKQDIDDPNGDGFKGFVHNVVIDEFLSKHEAPEDLELYFCGPPMMNQSVLKMAEDWGIPDENVSFDDFGG; encoded by the coding sequence ATGCTGCCTATTTTAATCAGTAGTATTGTCGTTTTTATTCTGGTGGTTTTGCTGTTTGTCTTTCTGATCCTAACGGCCAAGGCCAAATTGTTGCCTCAAAACGATGTCAGTATCGTGATTAACGGCGATAAGGACAATCCCTTGACAGTCAAACCGGGCGATAGTTTACTGAATGTATTGGGCAACAATAAATTGTTTTTGGCTTCGGCTTGTGGCGGTGGCGGTACTTGTGCCATGTGCAAATGCCATGTGTACAGCGGCGGTGGCGGGGTATTGCCCACGGAAACGAACCACTTGAACAGAAGGCAAGTGAATGAAAACATGCGTTTGGCCTGTCAGGTGAAAGTGAAGGAAGACATGGATATTCGTATTCCGGATGAAGTTTTTGGGGTGAAAAAATGGGAGTGCGAAGTGGTTTCGAATTACAATGTGGCCTCTTTCATCAAAGAATTTGAAGTGAAGTTGCCTCCGGGCGAAAACCTTGATTTTGAAGCCGGTGGATATATTCAGTTGGATGTGCCCAAAATCACGGTAGATTATAAGAGCATCGACATTACCGCTCACCCCGATTACCACGAATCGCCCGATAAATTCCAATCAGAGTGGGATAAATTTGGCCTTTGGAATTTGAAAATGGTCAACGATGAAGAGGTTTTTAGGGCTTATTCAATGGCCAACCACCCAGCCGAGGGCAACAGGATTATGCTGACAATACGGGTGGCTACTCCCCCTTGGGATCGTTCGAAAAACGGATGGATGGATGTGAATCCGGGAATATGTTCTTCCTATGTTTTCAGCAGAAAGCCGGGTGATAAGGTGACTATTTCTGGGCCTTATGGCGAATTTTTCATCAAAGATACAGAGGCCGAAATGTTGTATATCGGAGGTGGGGCAGGTATGGCTCCCATGCGTTCGCACCTTTATCACCTTTTCCATACTTTGAAAACGAAAAGAAAAGTCACCTTCTTCTATGGGGGACGGACCCGCAGAGAGCTTTTCTATGTCAATGAATTCAAAGAAATTGAGAAGCAGTTTCCCAACTTTAAATTTTTCGTGGCTCTCGACAACCCCTTACCCGAAGACAATTGGACTTTGAAACAGGATATTGACGACCCGAATGGAGACGGTTTCAAAGGTTTTGTCCACAATGTGGTGATTGATGAATTTTTGAGTAAACATGAGGCTCCAGAAGATTTAGAACTTTATTTTTGCGGCCCACCCATGATGAACCAATCGGTGCTAAAAATGGCAGAAGATTGGGGTATACCCGATGAAAATGTTTCTTTCGACGACTTTGGAGGTTAA
- a CDS encoding FAD:protein FMN transferase codes for MFLSTTLEVKKTSLLFFLFVSAALLSCAKKEERPYVNVSGPAQGTSFSITYQPVDEVDYTPSIDSLFELIDQSMSLWRDSSLINKVNRSSGTVLVDEHFANVFRGSEYFHSLSAGAFDPTVGPLLKFWKFARKSQESLPDTSQIRSIKEKIGLSHFKLSEDRQLTKDIPEATLDFNAIAQGYTVDVLADFLKARGVKQYLIEVGGEIRAQGINQSGAPWKVGIERPDFNQNEDRNEIETILALDRGALATSGSYRKYVEVDGKKYSHTIDPKTGFPVDHHMLSVSVIAPSAMDADAYATMFMVLGKEAALAFANEHDLQIQCTSEEGGVLEITRSKDFDELLLKE; via the coding sequence ATGTTTCTTTCGACGACTTTGGAGGTTAAAAAAACCAGCTTGTTGTTTTTCCTTTTTGTGTCCGCAGCTTTGCTTTCATGTGCGAAAAAGGAAGAGAGGCCGTACGTAAATGTCTCTGGCCCAGCACAAGGCACAAGCTTCAGTATCACTTATCAGCCCGTAGATGAGGTAGACTATACTCCTTCGATTGATAGTTTGTTTGAGCTTATCGATCAAAGTATGTCGCTTTGGCGTGATTCTTCGCTCATCAATAAAGTGAACCGAAGCTCGGGAACTGTGCTTGTGGACGAGCATTTTGCCAATGTCTTTCGCGGGTCCGAATATTTTCATTCGCTCAGTGCTGGAGCTTTCGACCCGACTGTGGGTCCTTTGTTGAAATTTTGGAAGTTTGCCAGGAAATCACAAGAGAGCCTACCCGATACGAGTCAGATTCGTTCGATAAAAGAAAAGATTGGCTTGTCGCATTTTAAGCTGTCTGAGGATAGGCAATTGACCAAAGATATACCGGAAGCCACCTTGGATTTCAATGCCATCGCCCAAGGGTATACAGTCGATGTATTGGCGGATTTCCTAAAAGCAAGAGGGGTGAAGCAATACTTAATAGAAGTGGGCGGTGAGATTCGGGCCCAAGGTATCAATCAATCTGGAGCACCTTGGAAAGTAGGCATCGAACGTCCTGATTTTAACCAAAATGAGGATCGAAATGAAATAGAAACCATTTTGGCTTTGGATCGCGGAGCTTTGGCCACTTCAGGGAGCTACCGAAAATATGTGGAGGTAGACGGTAAAAAATACAGTCATACCATCGATCCGAAAACGGGTTTTCCGGTCGATCATCACATGCTTTCTGTTTCGGTGATTGCTCCTTCAGCGATGGATGCAGATGCATATGCCACCATGTTTATGGTTTTGGGAAAAGAAGCTGCTTTGGCTTTCGCGAATGAGCATGATCTGCAAATTCAATGTACGAGTGAAGAAGGGGGCGTTCTTGAAATCACACGGTCTAAAGACTTTGACGAGCTGTTGTTGAAAGAATAA
- a CDS encoding CBS domain-containing protein has product MATKIDSILKAKAIHEIISIAPDTTVIDALAELEKYGIGAILVMDGDDLKGIFSERDYARKGILKGRKAKSTPITEVMTSNVFTVGLGDTIIECMEIMNERGFRHLPVVNDANRVVGMLSVKDIVNALIKEQRQHIHFLENYITSAG; this is encoded by the coding sequence ATGGCTACAAAAATTGACTCGATCTTAAAAGCGAAGGCGATACACGAAATCATTTCCATTGCACCGGATACCACTGTTATTGACGCACTGGCCGAGCTTGAAAAGTACGGCATTGGGGCGATTCTGGTTATGGATGGCGATGACTTAAAAGGGATTTTCTCTGAGAGGGATTATGCCAGAAAGGGCATTCTGAAAGGACGAAAAGCGAAAAGTACGCCCATTACAGAGGTAATGACATCAAACGTTTTTACGGTAGGCTTGGGCGATACGATAATCGAGTGCATGGAAATAATGAACGAAAGGGGATTTCGGCATTTGCCTGTGGTGAACGACGCCAATCGGGTGGTGGGGATGCTCAGTGTGAAGGATATCGTAAACGCCTTAATCAAGGAGCAAAGGCAACATATCCATTTTCTTGAAAATTATATTACAAGTGCTGGCTAA
- a CDS encoding SixA phosphatase family protein, whose translation MTKSVLLIRHAKAEDLGFTAKDIDRNLTSQGIMQSAKLGKLLFEEGCVLDRAISSPANRAFQTAKVVFEQLKRNEEEIKVDAGLYGSGPKGYLAALNAVGDDKSTVALFGHNPDISFFAEYLTRDDIMGSMKKATLIEIEFGADVQWAEISGNMGTVRRRVDVASLT comes from the coding sequence ATGACAAAGAGCGTACTTTTGATTCGTCATGCGAAAGCCGAAGATCTAGGCTTTACTGCAAAGGATATAGACCGAAACCTTACTTCGCAGGGAATAATGCAATCCGCAAAGCTTGGAAAGCTGTTGTTTGAAGAAGGCTGTGTGCTCGATCGGGCGATCAGCAGTCCGGCCAACAGGGCTTTTCAAACAGCCAAAGTGGTTTTCGAGCAATTGAAACGCAATGAGGAGGAAATAAAGGTTGATGCCGGACTCTACGGTTCTGGACCCAAAGGCTACTTGGCGGCTCTCAATGCGGTTGGTGATGACAAAAGCACCGTAGCTCTTTTTGGGCACAATCCAGATATAAGCTTTTTTGCGGAATACTTAACCCGCGACGATATTATGGGCAGCATGAAGAAGGCCACTTTGATTGAAATAGAATTTGGGGCGGATGTGCAATGGGCAGAGATATCGGGCAATATGGGGACAGTGCGAAGAAGGGTAGATGTCGCCTCTCTGACTTAA
- a CDS encoding GbsR/MarR family transcriptional regulator — protein sequence MELQEAKEKFIHTWGTLATQWGINRTMSQIHALLLLSPSALNADQIMAELQISRGNVNMNLRELMSWNLIFKQLIPGERKEYFVAEKDIWKVARQIAKERRRREIEPIINTMEEIKSELAPDTQEKKEMLKIIEDIGKVTQFANDTIESVLKAEESWLLSNFLKIFKEH from the coding sequence ATGGAGTTACAAGAAGCCAAAGAGAAGTTTATCCATACATGGGGTACGCTTGCCACGCAATGGGGCATTAACCGCACCATGTCACAGATTCATGCCCTTCTGTTACTTTCCCCCAGTGCTTTAAATGCCGATCAGATCATGGCGGAGCTTCAGATTTCAAGAGGCAATGTCAACATGAATCTTCGTGAACTGATGAGTTGGAATTTGATTTTCAAACAACTCATTCCCGGAGAACGAAAAGAGTATTTTGTTGCCGAAAAAGACATCTGGAAAGTGGCTCGGCAAATTGCCAAAGAACGTCGGAGACGCGAAATAGAGCCCATTATTAACACAATGGAAGAAATAAAATCTGAGCTCGCACCCGATACGCAAGAAAAGAAGGAGATGCTAAAAATAATTGAAGATATTGGCAAGGTCACTCAATTTGCCAACGATACCATCGAGTCGGTACTGAAAGCCGAAGAAAGCTGGTTACTCAGCAATTTCCTGAAAATTTTCAAGGAACACTAG